The genome window AAAATCAGGCTTTTATTGCGATCAGCGCGATAATCGCAAAATAGTGGCTTCCTACGCAAGCGGGAAGAAGGTATTGGATTGCTTCAGTTACACCGGTGGCTTCACGTTAAACAGCCTTAAAAGTGGTGCAGCTTCAGTTACCTCTGTTGACAGTTCTGTGCTGGCAATTGATACACTGAAGGAAAATGTGCTGTTAAATAATTTCGATACCGGCAAGGTAACTACTATCGCTTCTGACGTAAATAAGCAACTCCGTAAATTCAGGGAAGACGGCGAGTTGTTTGATATTGTTGTGCTCGATCCGCCAAAGTATGCTCCGTCACGGTCCGCTTTGGATAAGGCTTCACGCGCGTACAAGGATCTGAACCGTTTAGGGATGCTGCTGCTGAACAAGGGCGGGCTGCTGGCAACCTATTCCTGCTCTGGTGCCATGAATATGGAAACCTTTAAGCAGGTGCTTGCCTGGGCCGCATTAGATGCCGGCAAGCAGGTGCAGTTTATTAACCAGTTTTGCCAGCCCGAAGATCATCCGGTAAGGTCATCGTTTCCAGAAGGTGAATATTTAAAAGGATTGCTTTGCAGGGTGTTTTGATTTAAGTGTACCGGGTGGAAGCCGGTGATTAGTTAAACCGAAGTTTGAAATTATTTTTCATCTTTTGTCCTTTAAAGGTACTTATCGCGTAAAATACTGATAAGTACCTTTAAAGAGAGCTATTGATAAATTCAGAAATATTTCCGCGCGTCACTGTTTAATCAAAATGTACACCACCGTAACTGGTATTTATAGTTACGCGCGCCTCTGAACTCCCTTTACCCACACGGCCCTTATAATTGCGGGTGGTACCGATATGCTTGCTGCCATCCGGTGGGTTTTTGCTGGTGATAAATACGTTATTATCGTTATAATTGAACCCGCCGTAGCTGGTGGTGATGTCAAAATCAAAGTTACTGGCTGGAGAAATGCCTATTGAGGCGCCCGAATAAGAACTATTAATATTTAATCGCCTCAATGAGCTGGCAACTTCCGCTATTTTGAAACCACCTTCGTAAGACAGGTCAAAATCACCGGAGCCCTTTAACCGGCCTATTTTAAATGAGCCATAACTTAGGTCGGCTTTCAGGTTGTTACATTCCTCAATGTCAACACTGCCATATGAAAAGTCAAGCCGTCCGCCATTTATCGAGCCAATTTTTATGCTGCCATAACTGCCTTCAATTTCATTTGAAGGGTTTGATAAATTTTGCACCGAAGTACTGCCATAGGAGGTGCTTATTTTAACGCGCCCGTCAAGGTCCGGCAATTCAATCGATCCATAACTTGCTTCAACATTTAAATCAGTTTTGGCAGGCATGTAAACTACGTAATTGATGGTCAGCTTTTGTTTTTTGTTTCTTCCGCCAAAATTAAAAAGGCTCCAAAACCCATCGTCATCACGGGAAATATTTGTTTTGAATGATACCTGGTCACCGTTTTTACTGTCGCTGATCTGCACGCCATCTATCAATTTCTGTGCATCGTCATCATTACGGGCTTCGGCTTTTATCTGTACATCAACTTTAACTTCGTGCCTGTCCCAGGTGTTAACCGTAATTTTGCCGTACTGGTTGCTCAACCTTATCCTGTCGTTTGCATCAAGCGGATAGCTTTTGCTAAAGTTTTTAACCTTCAGTGTTTGATTATCGTTTTCGCTTTCGTCCTCATTATCAGAAACGTTAATATCAATCTTATTAAGGAGGTTGCCCAGGTTGAGTTCAACCTTTGGCTCCACGCTCACGTCGTCATCATTATCTGAGTTATTTACACTGACGCTAATGTTCGAGGCCAGGTTGTTTACAGTTGAAGAGATATTCTTTCCCAGGTCTTTCATCCCCGCTTCGAGGCTTTTACCCAGGTTATCCATTTTAGCCTGGAAATCCGCTTCGTCAAAGTTTGTGGTAATGGTCACAACGTGCTTTTGCTTAGCCCTGGTTTTCTTTTGCGCAAAGCCTGATGCATTAATTGCAAATAATGCTATTAACGCAAGTATTGACGGCTTAAATATTTTTGATCTCATTGCTTTGTTGTTTTTTTGTTTGATTCAACTGCTCAATTACGGTTAACTGCTGATTAAGCACCTGTGTCTGGATCTGCAGATTACGGATCATTGCCCGTAAAACGCGCTCCTGGTTAGGGCTGGTGGCTAATTCACCGTTAAGTTTTTTGTAAGTTGAATCCATTTTTGCGATCTCACCGCTAAACTCTTTGTACAGTTGAGGGTCGGCTTTTGACATTAATTTAAGCTCGCTGCGCTTTGTTTCAATTAATGAAGTGTATTGAATTTGTTGTTGCGCATATAACGGGTTTATAGAAGCCAGGTCAATCGGTTTCTTTTCCTGCCCGTGCAGGTAAAATGCAAACCCAATGCCCATTACTACAATAACCGATGCTGCTACCCGCAGCACAAAGCCAAGCGAAAATGTTTTTGCCCCTTTCTTTTTTAGTTCCGTATGCTGTGGGGGTAATTGCTTTTCGATCCTGCTCCACAGGTCTGCTGACGGTTCCAGGTCATCAAATTCCTCCCTGTTTATTTTCATAAATTCCTCTAATCGCTTTCTCATGATGTTATTCCCTTTCTTTTTAAAATTTCCAGAAGTTTCCTTTTCGCCCTTAAGAACTGGGTTCTTGAAGTGTTTTCTGAAATACTCAATATTTGTCCTATTTCTTCGTGGTCGTATCCCTCCAGCAGGTATAATGATATAACTAACCTGTAACCTTCGGGTAATTCTTTCATTGCCTCTTTAACCCGGGCTGCCTGGTATTGTGTTTCTTCTCCATCATCAAATTCTTCGTCAGCAATATTTTCCAGTTGGTCGCCTTCCAGGTCAACCAGATCCAGCTTGCGTTTGCGCAGCAGGTTGATAGACCGGTTAACTACTATTTGTTTAAGCCATAAGCCAAAGGTGGTATCCTGCCTGAAGTCTTTCACCTTACCGAATGCATCAACAAAAGCCTCCTGCAATACATCTTCAGCTTCGGCAATATTCCCCACTATCCTAAAGGCGACGTTTAACATCGCTTTAGAATAAAGTTTGTACAACTCATAACAGGCTTTTTTACTGCCTTGTTTGCACTCAACCACCAGGTTATAATGCTTGTCAATATATACGGCTTCCAAATTTTGATCAGCTTGCATGTTATATGACGCAAAGGTTTTTACAACGTTGCATGCGCGTTGTAATTATTTCATCCCCCCGGGTATTATGTTTCGCTATTGCTATTGAAGGAAAGGATTTGCAGGATAAAACGGGTAAGTTTTATTTAATTTTTTTTTGAACCTGATTTTAAAAAATCATCCACCGCTTTAATCGCCAGGTGATATCTTTCAGGGCCGGTACCTGAAATTAAAACATAGTTGGCTTTTAAAGCGTCTAATTCTCTATACCAAACATCCATAAAATGTTCACGCTTGTGGGGGAAATCACGGAGCGGGTCATCTTCCCAGGGCAAATCAATGTTGAGTAACAGGTATAGATCGTATGTGCGCTTTGGCATCTCTTCCAAAACCTCTTGTGGCGATCTGCCGAAAATTTCATCGCTCCAGATCTTAACCGTAATAAAGGTAGTATCGCAAATAAGTAAGTGGTTTCCGTTGGGTAACAATTCATCTTCCAGTGCAATCTGCCCGTAAAACATATTTATTTCGTCTTGCCAGGTTGGTGGTGCAGTAAGCTTTTCACAATATCCCCGCGCATATTCAGGCACCCAAATGGTATTATAGTGTTTAGCCAGGTAAGCCGACATTGTTGATTTACCGGTAGATTCCGGACCCACAACGGCTATTTTAAGGACGACAGGAGTATCTTTTTTGCTTTCGGAATTTTGCATTCGTAAATTATCAATACCGAAAATATATAATTTTAACAGGAATTGTATAACCCGACGGTCAAATCATTATCCATTTGTTATTATTGCGGGGGCATGTAGGTTAAACGCTTTCTAAAATAGGCGTCCCAACTTTGTTGTTGGACCCGGTTCTGCATGTGCCGGGTATCTGTATCGTAGTCCACGTTTAGTTGCTTGTATTTGGCATCAATCCGGTTAAAAATATTTTGCGCGGCAGACTGGTAGTCAGCATAAAAAACAGTTTTCCCTACGGTTCTTAGCAGTTCCTGCTGCTCCATGTAAGCGATAAGATAATGTCCCTCCTCATGTTTTAAAACTTCGGCAAGCATTTCGTCAGAGGTGATACGCTTTTTATCTATCCATGATACACAATCATTTAAAGTCAGGTTGATATCAAAGTTCAGCAGGTAATAATTTTTTTCCCGGCGGGCCTCGTAACGGAAACTGATAGAGCAATTGGTATAGGCAACGGTATTTAAATCAGTATGCGGAACCCCCTTAAAATCGTTAAGGGTTAGCTGACGGATGGCCTGGGCGGATGCGCTGTTAACAAGCGCAAACCATAATAAAACAAAGCAAGTCAATCTCACAAATCCAAATTTCATCAGCAGGTCAAAGTAAAATTTTACTTTTTGACTTGGGTAGCGTGTATTTGGTTTAACGCCATCATTTCTTTCATAGTTTGCTGCATGGCATCGGTTGACCCGTCAAGAAAGATAACGTTGCCCTGTGAGTTCTCTGCAAAATGTTTGATGGACTCCGTCCACATGGTAAATAGAATAACCGAAGTGTCCATATTGGCATCCTTCATTTCTTTAGCAGCTACTGACATCCCCTTGGCCACCTCTTCGCGGAATAGGGCCACACCCTGCCCCCGCAACTGCGATGCCTGACGTTCTGCTTCTGCTGATATTTTAATGGCATTACCCTCTGCTTCTGCGGCCTTTGTTTTTGTGATCAGCAATGCCTGGCCTTCATTTTCGGCAGCGGCTTTAAGGTTGTTTGAGGCTACTACCTGGCTCATTGATTTCATGATAACGTCATCAAATGTAATATCATTAAGCTGCAGGTCCTGTAGGTGGTAACCCCAGCCTTCCAGTATCACATCCAGTTGTTCTTTAACGTGCTCAACAATATCACGCCTTAGTATCAACACCTCCGACTGGCGTTTGGTGGCCACAAATGCACGGATGGATCCTTCAACGGTGCGGATTAGCGCCTGCATCAGGTTGCGGTCATCAACAAATTTGAACGCTACGTTTTTAATGGTTTCCTCTTGCTGGTCCAGAACCGAATAAAGCAACATTGCCTTAAAATAAACATTAGCCTGATCAAAAGTTACCGCTTGGAATTCCAATTCAACAGAGCGGTTCTGAATAGAGATCTTGGAATAGATGTTTTCAATGAAAGGTATCTTGAAGTTTAAGCCCGGGGTTAATATGCGGCGATACTTGCCAAACACTGTAATTACTACTATAGTGCCTTGTTTAACAGACACAAATGAGGAAAGCACAATAACCAGTAAAATGAAAACTACAATAAAAAAGCCTATCTGTGGGGTCATAGTCAATAAAGTTTAATAATCTAAATGTATGATAAATTATTGGTGTGCTATTTGTTTTTTACAAAATGCTTTTTAAAACAGCATCACAACTATGAACTTAAAACGAACCTTCGGAGCAATACTCACAGTATTAGGTATTATCGGGTTAATTTACACAGGCGTTGGCGTAATTAACCATAATGGCAACATCACCACATTAATAGTGGTGGGCATTATAGCCATACTTTTCTTCTTTACCGGGATTAGTTTGGTACGTACAACCAAAGATGAGGTGTAGCATATTAATAAAACCATTATAATTGATACAGCTAAAAGTACTGATGCATGCCGGAATTACCGGTGCGCATTTTTTTGTCGGTTTAATTAAGCTTGGTTACCAGCCCTTCATCGCTGATGTTTAAACCTGAGGCGGGAAAATCAACGGCGGTAAGTTGTTTAATGCGGATTGCAGCCTTATTTAACGGATCAGGTTCTAATCCTGTTAAATGATCTTGTTTAGCAGATATAATGCGGCCGCTTAAAAATTCACCGGTTTTATTTACGTAAACTTTAAGGATGGGCGCCAGGCCGCAAATACCTGCAACGCTTACGCACTTGTATGTGCAGAAATTACCCAGGCTGTAGGCAATCAATCTATCCTTGTATCTTTCCATGCCGCGGCAAACATGAGGGCCGTTACCAAAAACAAGGTCGGCACCGGCATCAACGGCAGCGTGGGCAAATGCTTTTACATTTCCCCGTTTTTCATTTATGTAAACTTCTGTACTGTCAGGTACGTGTTCATAAGCCAGCCCCTCGCCGCCGCCGTGAAATGATACGATAAGCACATCGCATTTTTGTTTAAGTTTCCTGATGATCCTGCCCGCGTTTTTTAAATCGAGGATGGATAAGGTATAACCGTTAGGGGCAAATGCACAAAAGCCGTAGGTAACCCCATTAATTTTAAATACCGCTGCAGGACGGCTTACCTGCCCGCCATGTTTTATGCCCAGGCTGTCCAAAACCTTCATGGTACTTAGGCGACCGGCATTGTCAAAATCGCCTATATGGTTATTAGCCAGGCTAAGAACGTTAAACCCTGCATCCTTTAAAACTCCCGCGAAATTTACCGGCATTCGGAACAGGTAAGGCGGCCTTAACTGGTGCAGCCTGTAATTGGCAGGTGCGCCGGTATCCAACAGGGTGCCTTCCAGGTTGCCAAAAGTTACATCTGCATTTCGCAGTTCTTTTACTACGTTTTTAAAACTCCCCTTTGCGCTATCGGGCGGCAGCGTTTTATCGTCGGGGTAAGAGGTCCCGAGCATTATATCCCCAACGGCCACAATACATAATGAATCGCGTTGAATGGTATCGCTTTTCACCTTAAGGGTGTCCTGTTGTATTATAGATTTCTTTTCCGGTGGATGATAAACTTCGGGCTGTGGTTTTTGCCGGTATTGGCAGGATGCGAACAGCAAAATTGCTGCAATAAATACAATGCAGTTTTTTAATAAATTCAACAAACTGTTCCTATATAACTTGTTCTTCAATGATATTAACTCCCGTCTTACATGCCAACTAACATAATAATTTTATTGTGGATTGCGCTGCTGTGGGTTAACTTTCCGCTAAACAGGCTTTATAGTTACCCGGGAGGCTCCGTTTTATTCAACAAAAAAATCCTTTCTGGTCAGGAAAGGATTCTAAATTAATTAGGGTTTATAAATTTAGTTATTGTTTGCTGTGCTGTTGTTGTTATCCGAACTCTGTTTTTGAAGCTCTGCTTTGAATGATTCCAGCATGCGGCCTCCGCGGTAAAAGTACCTGCTGTAATATGCGTCGTCAAGGCTGCTGATCGCAACACCCCTTGAAGAGGCATGTGCAAACCTGTTGTTGCCTAAATAAATGCCCACATGCGAAATGCGGCGGCTGTGGATTTTAAAGAAAACCAAATCGCCCTCTTTCAAATCGTCTTTTCTAACCGGGCTAACCATGCTAAAAATATCACGTGAGCTGCGTTGAATATCCATGTTGAATACTTCGCTGTACAGCTCTTTTGTAAATGCTGAACAATCAATACCTCTTCTTGAGCTTCCGCCAAAACGGTACGGTGTACCTATCCAGTCGTAAACAAAATGAAACAATTTCATATTTGATGTAGCTGACATTGCCACACCCATTATTTGAGATAAATAATCTTTTGCTAATGATTCCTGTTCGTCAGGATTTTTTTCGTCCGAAGTTCCTGGACTGTTTTTTGTTTGAGCTTGAGCAACTAATGTGCTGAAAAATAACGCAATAACGATAGTAATTTTCTTCATTTAATCGATTAGTTTGTTGTGTTAGGCAACAACTTGTTTATTAAATTGGACACCCTGTCTATTGTTGGCTACAAAACTATCTAAATTTTTTAAAATTGCAACAGAATGACTGTTTTTTTTCAACATTTGTGTCCGATTGTTAATTGCGAAAGAATTTATTCACAAAATGTCAAATTTTTAAATTTTTAATTGTGAATAATTTCCGGGAATTAGTGTTGTTTTTACACACGGTTTTGTTTTTTGGAGCGGCATTGAGCGGTATATTAAAAATATTACAAATCTTTTTCGCAAAATCGTCGTTTAATCAGCACAATGCAGTTTCTATATTTCATAGATATAATTAGATTTGCGCTTTATAATAATTGATCGTTTATAATACATGAGTTCAATCGAAATAAATAAGGACACCTACCTGATGTGGTACGAGTCAATGCTTTTGATGCGAAAGTTCGAAGAAAAAGCAGGGCAATTATACGGACAGCAAAAAATAAGGGGTTTTTGCCACTTATATATTGGACAGGAAGCCGTGTTGGCCGGAGCAATGTCTGTACTTAAACAAGAGGACAGCATGATAACCGCTTATCGCGATCATGCGCACGCTATTGCCAAAGGCGTTAGCTCAAATGCTATAATGGCCGAACTGTATGGAAAAGCTACCGGATGCTCAAAAGGCAAAGGAGGCTCTATGCACATGTTTGATAAAGAAAAACATTTTTATGGAGGTCACGGCATTGTAGGCGGGCAAGTTCCCCTGGGCGCTGGTATAGCCTTTGCTGAAAAGTATAAAGGGACCGAATTTTTGAACGTTGCTTACATGGGCGACGGTGCTGTGCGCCAGGGTGCACTTACCGAAACTTTCAACATGGCGGCGCTTTGGAAACTGCCGGTAATATTTGTTTGCGAAAACAACGGTTATGCAATGGGTACCTCGTTAGAGCGTACAACAGCACAAACTGACATTTATAAATTAGGCTTGCCTTACGGAATCCCTTCATCACCGGTTGATGGTATGGATCCGGCGGCTGTACATAAAGCGATGGATGAAGCTGCTCAGCGTGCCCGTGCCGGTGAAGGACCAACCTTCCTCGAAATGCGTACCTACCGTTATAAAGGCCACTCCATGTCCGATCCGCAAAAGTATCGTACCAAAGAGGAGCTTGAATCATACAAAGCAAAAGACCCTATTGAGTTAACCCGGCACACCATACTTTCGGAAGGTTACGCTGACGAAAAATGGTTTGAAGAAATTGATGCGAAAATAAAAGCTGAAGTTGACGAGTCGGTAAAATTTGCTGAGGAATCTCCATGGCCTGAGGCGTCAGAGTTATATACTGATGTTTACGTGCAGAAAGATTACCCTTATATAATGAGCTAATCGTTATATTTAAATTGAATTTATAAGAACTATTGAATCAAATAATATATGGCCGAAGTAGTTAAAATGCCTAAAATGAGCGATACCATGACCGAAGGGGTATTGGCAAAGTGGCATAAGAAAGTTGGTGATAAGGTAAAATCAGGCGATGTATTGGCCGAAATTGAAACCGATAAAGCCACCATGGATTTTGAATCGTACCAGGATGGCACCCTGCTTTACATAGGTGTTGAAGAAGGCAAAGCTGTTCCGGTTGATGCACTGATCGCTGTTATAGGAAAAGAAGGTGAAGATTACCAGGCTGCAATAAATGCGGCGGGCAGTGCTGCACCAACTGCTGAAAAGGCAGAAGCCCCTGCTGAAGCAAAAGCACCCGCAGCTGCTGAAGAAAAGAAACCTGCAGCCCCCGTTGAGGCAAAACCTAAAGTTGATAAAAGCAGTATCCCTGCAACGGTGATCCGTATGCCGGCCCTTAGCGATACCATGACGGAAGGCGTTATAAACAAATGGAACTTTAAAGTTGGCGACACTGTAAAAAGTGATGACGCGCTGGCCGATGTAGAAACTGACAAAGCCACCATGGAGGTTGTTGGTTACGAAGCCGGGACGTTATTATATATAGGCCCCAAAGAAGGCGAGGCTGCACCGGTTAATGGCATTATTGCTATTGTTGGTAAAGCCGGCACTGATATTACGCCCCTGCTAACGGATGACGAGGCCGCCCCTGCTGCAAAAGCAGAAGAAGCCCCTGCCGCCGAAGCAGCGAAAGCTGAAGAGTCGGACAGCCCGGCTGATGCTACTTCAACAGATGATAGTCGGGTTAAAGCATCACCGCTTGCCCGCAAAATAGCAAAAGAAAAGGGCATCAGCCTTAATGATGTAAAAGGCAGTGCCGAAGGCGGCCGCATTATTAAGAAAGATGTTGAAGAATACGTACCGGCTGCCAAAGCTGCTGCGCCTGCTGCTGTGGCAAGTGCCGCTCCTTCAGCAACACCTGCACCAGCTGCAAAACCGGCTCCGGCACCATTGGCGCCATACACCGGTGAGGAAAAATATACCGAGAAGCCGGTTAGTCAGATGCGGAAGGTGATCAGCAAGCGCTTAAGCGAAAGCTTGTTTACTGCTCCGCACTTCTACGTAACCATGAGCATTGATATGGACCAGGCTATAGCCGCCCGTACCCGTATTAATGAAGTGGCCCCTGTCAAAATCTCATTTAACGATTTTGTATTGAAAGCTTGCGCCGTGGCCTTAAAACAACACCCCGCTATTAACTCATCATACCTGGGCGATAAGATCCGCACCAACGAGCATGTGCACATTGGTGTTGCCGTTGCTGTTGACGAAGGCTTGCTAGTTCCGGTAGTGCGTTTTGCCGATGGTAAATCATTAAGCCGTATTAGTGCCGAAGTAAAAGACTTTGCACAAAAAGCAAAAGCAAAAAAACTGCAACCCTCAGATTGGGAAGGCTCTACCTTCACGATATCAAACCTTGGTATGTTTGGAGTTGAAGAGTTTACCGCCATTATTAATACACCTGATGCCTGTATCCTTGCCGTTAGCGGCATTCAGCAGGTGCCTGTTGTTAAGAATGGTGCAGTAGTACCGGGTAATGTAATGAAGGTAACCCTAAGCTGCGACCACCGCGTGGTTGACGGTGCAACAGGTGCCGCATTCCTGCAAACACTAAAATCATTACTGGAAGAACCGGTAAGGCTTTTGATATAATTTCAGAATTGGAATTACTGAAAAAGAAAAGCGATGGGAGGAATTTCATCGCTTTTCTTATGAATGACGATATTTACCTTACAATTTACTTCAGAAATGACACTTCGCAAAGCAGAAGCTCTACTAATGGCTATTGAATCTAATTTAGATGGACGAATGAAGTACCAATATGAGGTAATCAAACCGCATGGTTTCAGATTTAGGATAGAGGATTGCATAAGTGGTAAAATAAGTCATTTAGATTTTAATCTTAAGAAAGGTAGAGATGTTGATGTTGAATTTGCCTGCGATGGATTTAGCTTCAACTTCCCGCTGAAAAAAAACGTTGGGAGCATGGTTTTTAACTTAAATGATTTTAGCCTCCTGCTTGAATATGGGATAAAGATTGATGAAAATTCATCGAATCGCGGGTTGGATTTAGACGTTGAATTTTAAAACTTACTGATATAAGAAACCAAATTGTGATGGCTTTGTTTAATAGACCTTGTCCATAGTACTGCAAATACGCTCTCATGCTTTATATCATCATCCTAGTAGTTCTTTTAATAATTACCATTTACCGGCGCAAACGTAAAAGAGTGCTCACCCAGGTTATTCTTACCGATGCGCAAAAGAAGCTGCTGGCAAATGAGGTTGATTTTTATGACCAGCTTTCGGATGCTGACAAGGTTTATTTTGAAGATAAGGTGGAGCAGTTTTTAGACGATGTAAATATTGAAGGCGTAGGCCTGCAGGTAAGTGATCTGGACCGGTTGATGGTAGCCTCAAGTGCGGTGATCCCCATTTTTGGCTTTAAAGACTGGCGCTATCGCAACGTTACCAACGTTTTATTATACCCTGATACCTTTGATAAAGATTACCAATATGAAGCCGCTGATGGCCGGAATATTATGGGGATGGTAGGCTCCGGTTATATGAACGGACAAATGATTTTATCACGAAGCGCACTGGTGAAAGGATTTTCAAAAAGCTCCGGGAAAGAAAATACAGCTATTCATGAATTTGTGCACCTGCTTGATAAAGCTGATGGTGCTACCGATGGCGTTCCTGAAGACTTTTTGCCCTACACTTATGTAAAACCCTGGGTGCACATGATGCACCAGGAAATCCATAAAATTGAAATGGGCCACTCAGACATTGATCCTTATGCAACAACCAATGAGGCTGAATTTTTTGCCGTGGTAGCTGAATATTTTTTTGAAAAACCGGACCAGTTTAAGATAAAGCACCCGGAACTTTATGATACGTTAAGCAGAATCTTCGCGCAAGATCCGGCGAAGGGGTGAAGACTAATGACCCCGCCGCTGTTACAATGATAATAGTGGAATGCGCTAATTCGTAGGTATTAGCCCCTGCAGTTCCTGCCCCTTATATATCATATATAAACCATAACATGATGTGGCCACAGCAATCCCGATTCCTGTAAATGCAGAAACATTGGGTTGGGATAATGTGTGATTTAAGCTAAACGCGATACCTAAAACAGCTATTATAGTGCTCCAGGTTGCAAGGTAGTAATCAATGGTGCGTTTAAATACCCGGGCCAAAGGGTAAAAGTGAAGTCCTACAACCAATGCAATAACCGGGATAGTTAGCTCGGGGTGGCCAATGTTTATTACAACGTTTATGGCAATAAAGATTCCCAACCCCTCTGCACCAAAAACAATCCCGAACCACTTGCCCCTCTTTTTTTCTTCGGCTTTGTCTTCTTCCGATTCAACTTTTGGAAAATGGCCGGCTATCCTGAACAAGGAAATTCCATTAATTACAAAGGCTATGGCCAGCACAGGAAACGGGATCAGGCCCCAGGCATAAGCTGTACCATGCAAGCCACCGTACGCAATACCCGCCCATATAAGGGTAAAACA of Mucilaginibacter xinganensis contains these proteins:
- a CDS encoding DUF4097 family beta strand repeat-containing protein: MRSKIFKPSILALIALFAINASGFAQKKTRAKQKHVVTITTNFDEADFQAKMDNLGKSLEAGMKDLGKNISSTVNNLASNISVSVNNSDNDDDVSVEPKVELNLGNLLNKIDINVSDNEDESENDNQTLKVKNFSKSYPLDANDRIRLSNQYGKITVNTWDRHEVKVDVQIKAEARNDDDAQKLIDGVQISDSKNGDQVSFKTNISRDDDGFWSLFNFGGRNKKQKLTINYVVYMPAKTDLNVEASYGSIELPDLDGRVKISTSYGSTSVQNLSNPSNEIEGSYGSIKIGSINGGRLDFSYGSVDIEECNNLKADLSYGSFKIGRLKGSGDFDLSYEGGFKIAEVASSLRRLNINSSYSGASIGISPASNFDFDITTSYGGFNYNDNNVFITSKNPPDGSKHIGTTRNYKGRVGKGSSEARVTINTSYGGVHFD
- a CDS encoding RNA polymerase sigma factor is translated as MQADQNLEAVYIDKHYNLVVECKQGSKKACYELYKLYSKAMLNVAFRIVGNIAEAEDVLQEAFVDAFGKVKDFRQDTTFGLWLKQIVVNRSINLLRKRKLDLVDLEGDQLENIADEEFDDGEETQYQAARVKEAMKELPEGYRLVISLYLLEGYDHEEIGQILSISENTSRTQFLRAKRKLLEILKRKGITS
- a CDS encoding AAA family ATPase; protein product: MQNSESKKDTPVVLKIAVVGPESTGKSTMSAYLAKHYNTIWVPEYARGYCEKLTAPPTWQDEINMFYGQIALEDELLPNGNHLLICDTTFITVKIWSDEIFGRSPQEVLEEMPKRTYDLYLLLNIDLPWEDDPLRDFPHKREHFMDVWYRELDALKANYVLISGTGPERYHLAIKAVDDFLKSGSKKN
- a CDS encoding DUF922 domain-containing protein, whose protein sequence is MKFGFVRLTCFVLLWFALVNSASAQAIRQLTLNDFKGVPHTDLNTVAYTNCSISFRYEARREKNYYLLNFDINLTLNDCVSWIDKKRITSDEMLAEVLKHEEGHYLIAYMEQQELLRTVGKTVFYADYQSAAQNIFNRIDAKYKQLNVDYDTDTRHMQNRVQQQSWDAYFRKRLTYMPPQ
- a CDS encoding SPFH domain-containing protein, whose amino-acid sequence is MTPQIGFFIVVFILLVIVLSSFVSVKQGTIVVITVFGKYRRILTPGLNFKIPFIENIYSKISIQNRSVELEFQAVTFDQANVYFKAMLLYSVLDQQEETIKNVAFKFVDDRNLMQALIRTVEGSIRAFVATKRQSEVLILRRDIVEHVKEQLDVILEGWGYHLQDLQLNDITFDDVIMKSMSQVVASNNLKAAAENEGQALLITKTKAAEAEGNAIKISAEAERQASQLRGQGVALFREEVAKGMSVAAKEMKDANMDTSVILFTMWTESIKHFAENSQGNVIFLDGSTDAMQQTMKEMMALNQIHATQVKK
- a CDS encoding CapA family protein translates to MNLLKNCIVFIAAILLFASCQYRQKPQPEVYHPPEKKSIIQQDTLKVKSDTIQRDSLCIVAVGDIMLGTSYPDDKTLPPDSAKGSFKNVVKELRNADVTFGNLEGTLLDTGAPANYRLHQLRPPYLFRMPVNFAGVLKDAGFNVLSLANNHIGDFDNAGRLSTMKVLDSLGIKHGGQVSRPAAVFKINGVTYGFCAFAPNGYTLSILDLKNAGRIIRKLKQKCDVLIVSFHGGGEGLAYEHVPDSTEVYINEKRGNVKAFAHAAVDAGADLVFGNGPHVCRGMERYKDRLIAYSLGNFCTYKCVSVAGICGLAPILKVYVNKTGEFLSGRIISAKQDHLTGLEPDPLNKAAIRIKQLTAVDFPASGLNISDEGLVTKLN
- a CDS encoding C40 family peptidase; its protein translation is MKKITIVIALFFSTLVAQAQTKNSPGTSDEKNPDEQESLAKDYLSQIMGVAMSATSNMKLFHFVYDWIGTPYRFGGSSRRGIDCSAFTKELYSEVFNMDIQRSSRDIFSMVSPVRKDDLKEGDLVFFKIHSRRISHVGIYLGNNRFAHASSRGVAISSLDDAYYSRYFYRGGRMLESFKAELQKQSSDNNNSTANNN
- the pdhA gene encoding pyruvate dehydrogenase (acetyl-transferring) E1 component subunit alpha; this encodes MSSIEINKDTYLMWYESMLLMRKFEEKAGQLYGQQKIRGFCHLYIGQEAVLAGAMSVLKQEDSMITAYRDHAHAIAKGVSSNAIMAELYGKATGCSKGKGGSMHMFDKEKHFYGGHGIVGGQVPLGAGIAFAEKYKGTEFLNVAYMGDGAVRQGALTETFNMAALWKLPVIFVCENNGYAMGTSLERTTAQTDIYKLGLPYGIPSSPVDGMDPAAVHKAMDEAAQRARAGEGPTFLEMRTYRYKGHSMSDPQKYRTKEELESYKAKDPIELTRHTILSEGYADEKWFEEIDAKIKAEVDESVKFAEESPWPEASELYTDVYVQKDYPYIMS
- a CDS encoding pyruvate dehydrogenase complex dihydrolipoamide acetyltransferase, which encodes MAEVVKMPKMSDTMTEGVLAKWHKKVGDKVKSGDVLAEIETDKATMDFESYQDGTLLYIGVEEGKAVPVDALIAVIGKEGEDYQAAINAAGSAAPTAEKAEAPAEAKAPAAAEEKKPAAPVEAKPKVDKSSIPATVIRMPALSDTMTEGVINKWNFKVGDTVKSDDALADVETDKATMEVVGYEAGTLLYIGPKEGEAAPVNGIIAIVGKAGTDITPLLTDDEAAPAAKAEEAPAAEAAKAEESDSPADATSTDDSRVKASPLARKIAKEKGISLNDVKGSAEGGRIIKKDVEEYVPAAKAAAPAAVASAAPSATPAPAAKPAPAPLAPYTGEEKYTEKPVSQMRKVISKRLSESLFTAPHFYVTMSIDMDQAIAARTRINEVAPVKISFNDFVLKACAVALKQHPAINSSYLGDKIRTNEHVHIGVAVAVDEGLLVPVVRFADGKSLSRISAEVKDFAQKAKAKKLQPSDWEGSTFTISNLGMFGVEEFTAIINTPDACILAVSGIQQVPVVKNGAVVPGNVMKVTLSCDHRVVDGATGAAFLQTLKSLLEEPVRLLI